Within the Kineococcus rhizosphaerae genome, the region GCCGGACTGCTGGCCCGGGGGCGCCAGAGCCCCATGGGACCCCTCAGCGGTGCTCGCCGACGTCAGCGCGACGTGGCTGACGTCGACCGGCCGAGACCTCGGCCCGGCTCCATCAGGAGCCGCAGGACGCCTCCGGGCCGCGACCGGCCTCCGGCGTCCCGACGGCCGGGGCGGTCTTCTCCGGCGACCACGTCGCCTCGTCGCAGGCCCCCGACCCGCTGCCGGCGGACCTGCGGGCTTTCACCGCCGGGCTGACGTCAGCGGGCTGACGTCAGCGGGGGTCAGGCCCCGGCCTGCTTCTTGATGCGGTTGGTCAGCTCGGTGACCTGGTTGTAGGTGCTGCGCCGCTCGGCCATCTGCTGCTTGATCTTGCGCTCGGCGTGCATGACGGTCGTGTGGTCGCGGCCGCCGAAGTGCTGGCCGATCTTCGGCAGCGACAGCTCGGTCAGCTCGCGGCACAGGTACATGGCGATCTGGCGGGCCGTGACGAGGGTGCGCGAGCGCGACGTCCCGCACAGGTCCTCGAGCGTGACGCTGAAGTACGACGCCGTCTGCCCCATGATCGCCGACGCCGTGATCTCCGGCGTCTCGTCGTTGGGGATCAGGTCGTGCAGCACGATCTCGGCCAGGCTCATGTCGACCGGCTGCCGGTTCAGGCTGGCGAACGCCGTGACGCGGATGAGGGCGCCCTCGAGCTCGCGGATGTTCGAGGAGATCTTCGAGGCGATGTACTCGTTGACGTCGTCCGGGACCTCCAGCCGCTCCCCGATGGCCTTCTTGCGCAGGATGGCGATGCGGGTCTCGAGGTCCGGGGGCTGGACGTCGGTGATCAGACCCCACTCGAAGCGGCTGCGCATGCGCTCCTCGAAGCCCGACAGCTGCTTCGGCGGCAGGTCGGAGGTGATGACGACCTGCTTGCTGGCGTTGTGCAGCGTGTTGAAGGTGTGGAAGAACTCCTCCTGCGTCTGGACCTTGTTCGACAGGAACTGGATGTCGTCGATCAGGAGGACGTCGACGTCGCGGTGCCGGCGCTGGAACGCCTGGGCCTTGTCGTCGCGGATGGAGTTGATGAAGTCGTTGGTGAACTCCTCGGAGTTCACGTACCGCACC harbors:
- the dnaA gene encoding chromosomal replication initiator protein DnaA is translated as METDGGDFPSVWERAVAQLDDGGITPHQRAFVRLTRPLGLLDGTALLAVPNDLTKEVIEQKVREPLIRALSDAYGSAIRLAVTVDPSIGQVLTPERTGERSGTDGVPSVERERVAAATSLDAEATVPAQDDRRAGYAHQLDEESPLDDSDPDLLFTGYKVDRGAGTGRQAPRGRSTAKVENSRLNPKYIFESFVIGASNRFAHAAAVAVAEAPAKAYNPLFIYGESGLGKTHLLHAIGHYAQNLYPGVQVRYVNSEEFTNDFINSIRDDKAQAFQRRHRDVDVLLIDDIQFLSNKVQTQEEFFHTFNTLHNASKQVVITSDLPPKQLSGFEERMRSRFEWGLITDVQPPDLETRIAILRKKAIGERLEVPDDVNEYIASKISSNIRELEGALIRVTAFASLNRQPVDMSLAEIVLHDLIPNDETPEITASAIMGQTASYFSVTLEDLCGTSRSRTLVTARQIAMYLCRELTELSLPKIGQHFGGRDHTTVMHAERKIKQQMAERRSTYNQVTELTNRIKKQAGA